One genomic region from Nilaparvata lugens isolate BPH chromosome 3, ASM1435652v1, whole genome shotgun sequence encodes:
- the LOC120350168 gene encoding uncharacterized protein LOC120350168, which translates to MREARKQGVERSPFVDLHNIQIPASPSKARTQSTSSSPANARFEFFRKEGEKLDRNAKLVQCPRCMLPARCGQGGNYDNLGECVSVCHARLLLHILHQLPL; encoded by the coding sequence ATGAGAGAAGCGAGGAAGCAAGGAGTTGAACGGTCGCCCTTTGTTGATCTTCATAACATACAGATTCCCGCAAGTCCAAGCAAAGCAAGAACTCAATCAACAAGTAGTAGTCCTGCAAATGCAAGATTCGAATTTTTCAGAAAGGAAGGAGAAAAACTGGACCGAAATGCGAAACTGGTGCAATGCCCGCGCTGCATGCTGCCCGCCCGGTGCGGCCAGGGGGGCAACTACGACAATCTAGGCGAGTGTGTCAGTGTGTGTCACGCCAGACTGCTCCTTCACATTCTGCACCAATTGCCGCTCTGA